One genomic window of Haloferax mediterranei ATCC 33500 includes the following:
- a CDS encoding ferredoxin produces MSEESDRPKPSDFGTDENAPPVEEKPYKIIFEANKCFGAGRCAEVADNWVMDLETSLARAKSYFIGEDELDENIRAAEVCPAKKDRGVIHIIDRRTDEEISPDPHGDGTLSVDW; encoded by the coding sequence ATGAGCGAGGAGTCCGACCGACCGAAGCCGAGCGACTTCGGCACCGACGAGAACGCCCCACCGGTCGAAGAAAAGCCCTACAAGATAATCTTCGAGGCGAACAAGTGCTTCGGGGCTGGCCGATGCGCAGAGGTCGCCGACAATTGGGTGATGGACCTCGAAACCAGTCTCGCCCGCGCGAAATCGTACTTTATCGGCGAAGACGAACTCGACGAGAACATCCGCGCGGCGGAGGTCTGCCCGGCGAAGAAGGACCGTGGCGTCATCCACATTATCGACCGTCGGACCGACGAGGAGATTTCGCCTGACCCTCACGGCGACGGGACCCTCTCGGTCGACTGGTAA
- a CDS encoding thiamine pyrophosphate-dependent enzyme, with translation MHRLIAERGLDGTGFTAEDARTALRDMIRARRFDERALALQRRGWMSGYPPFHGQEASQIGAAHAMREDDVLLPTYRSNAFQIARGVPPSDLLLFRRGHAEYTSDHDVPVFPQAVPIASQIPHAAGVGMAADYRDDDYAALACFGDGATSEGDFHEGLNFAGVFDAPVVFFCENNGWAISLPRDRQTASESIAAKAEAYGIEGMQVDGNDPLAVRGAVEKGLEKARNGEPVLIESLTYRQGPHTTADDPSRYRDDDPDLPEWRTRDPVERFEEFCREHDIADDDLIESMYEEANEELREAIEIAEETPEPGTEELFGHIYEELPPELARQREEHVEFIEEHGPFDIER, from the coding sequence ATGCATCGACTCATCGCAGAGCGCGGGTTGGACGGAACGGGATTCACCGCCGAGGATGCTCGCACCGCCCTCCGCGACATGATTCGAGCGCGACGGTTCGACGAGCGTGCACTTGCTCTCCAGCGACGCGGCTGGATGAGCGGCTACCCGCCGTTCCATGGACAGGAAGCATCACAAATCGGAGCAGCCCACGCAATGCGCGAGGACGACGTGCTCTTGCCGACCTATCGGTCCAACGCCTTCCAAATCGCCCGTGGGGTCCCCCCGAGTGACCTGCTTCTCTTCCGCCGCGGTCACGCCGAGTACACCTCCGACCACGACGTGCCGGTGTTTCCACAGGCGGTCCCAATCGCCAGCCAAATTCCCCACGCTGCGGGCGTCGGTATGGCCGCGGACTACCGCGACGACGACTACGCGGCGCTGGCCTGCTTCGGCGACGGCGCGACGTCCGAAGGCGACTTCCACGAAGGGCTCAACTTCGCCGGTGTCTTCGACGCACCTGTCGTCTTCTTCTGTGAGAACAACGGGTGGGCGATTTCGCTCCCCCGCGACCGACAGACAGCAAGCGAGTCCATCGCTGCGAAGGCTGAGGCCTACGGCATCGAAGGAATGCAGGTTGACGGTAACGACCCGCTCGCAGTCAGGGGAGCCGTCGAGAAAGGACTGGAGAAGGCACGCAACGGCGAGCCAGTGCTCATCGAGAGCCTGACCTACCGACAGGGGCCACACACGACTGCGGACGACCCCTCGCGGTACCGCGACGACGACCCGGACCTTCCGGAGTGGCGGACCCGTGACCCGGTCGAACGCTTCGAGGAGTTCTGCCGTGAGCATGACATCGCCGATGACGACCTCATCGAATCGATGTACGAGGAAGCCAACGAGGAGCTACGCGAGGCCATCGAGATAGCCGAAGAGACTCCCGAACCGGGAACCGAGGAGCTATTCGGTCACATCTACGAGGAATTGCCGCCTGAACTCGCCCGCCAGCGCGAGGAACACGTCGAGTTTATCGAAGAACACGGCCCGTTCGATATCGAGCGCTAA
- a CDS encoding Lrp/AsnC ligand binding domain-containing protein translates to MVHAFIMVKTGAGESEQLLGPIRDFDAVAEAHIVAGAYDVIAEVDTDAVYEVLKTASSRIQGLEGVADTKTYISLDD, encoded by the coding sequence ATGGTTCACGCGTTCATCATGGTGAAGACCGGCGCTGGGGAATCCGAACAGTTGCTCGGTCCCATCCGCGACTTCGACGCGGTGGCCGAGGCACACATCGTCGCCGGTGCGTACGACGTTATCGCCGAGGTCGACACCGACGCAGTGTACGAGGTGCTGAAGACGGCATCGAGTCGAATTCAAGGGTTAGAAGGTGTCGCCGACACGAAGACGTATATATCGCTCGACGACTGA
- the tmk gene encoding dTMP kinase, producing MLVTLEGLDGSGKTTVWEALHDVYPDAVFTREPTSDSWYGDAVNRAIGDDDADPLATLFLFTADHADHLSRVVRPALAEGDLVISDRYSDSRYAYQAASLRDSDLTRPMEYIMGIHSAFSRPPDKTIYLDVDPETAAARSGSTNKFEQAAYLADVRANYERLIDAEPERFVRVDATQPPEDVLDAVESALEEILDAN from the coding sequence ATGCTCGTCACGCTTGAGGGCCTCGACGGAAGCGGCAAGACCACCGTCTGGGAGGCGCTCCACGATGTCTATCCGGATGCAGTCTTCACTCGGGAACCCACGTCGGATTCGTGGTACGGAGATGCGGTCAACCGTGCAATCGGCGACGACGACGCCGACCCGCTGGCGACGCTCTTTCTTTTCACCGCGGACCACGCCGACCACCTTTCGCGCGTCGTTCGCCCGGCGCTCGCCGAGGGAGACCTCGTCATCTCGGACCGCTACTCGGACTCCCGGTACGCCTATCAGGCCGCCTCGCTCCGCGACAGCGACCTCACGCGCCCGATGGAGTACATCATGGGTATCCACTCTGCGTTCTCGCGTCCGCCGGACAAGACCATCTACCTCGATGTGGACCCCGAGACGGCGGCCGCCCGAAGTGGGTCGACGAATAAGTTCGAGCAGGCAGCGTACCTCGCGGACGTGCGGGCGAACTACGAGCGACTCATCGACGCCGAACCGGAGCGGTTCGTCCGCGTCGACGCGACGCAGCCGCCGGAAGACGTACTCGATGCCGTCGAGTCGGCGCTCGAAGAGATTCTCGACGCGAACTGA
- a CDS encoding potassium channel family protein — protein MRFVIIGSGRVGLRTARVLREEGHDIVLVELDRDRVKRAREVGFEVIEGDGAREDVLIEAGIEDSDALGALTADLNVNFAACMIAKHFDCRTVLRVDEDYREEIYQKYAREVDEIVYPERLGAIGAKNALLGGSIRAIADIAQHLQVILVTVTESSPMNGYSIEEVALPANSRLLAFGKKGQSMGIPLSDDSLETGDRVAVLADFDVLNEVRQLLVGDEVAAAAGGA, from the coding sequence ATGCGGTTCGTTATCATTGGTTCTGGACGGGTCGGTTTGCGCACTGCCCGTGTCCTTCGCGAGGAGGGCCACGATATCGTCTTGGTCGAACTAGACCGAGACCGCGTCAAGCGGGCTCGAGAGGTGGGCTTCGAGGTTATCGAAGGCGACGGTGCCCGCGAAGACGTGCTCATCGAGGCGGGAATCGAGGATTCGGATGCACTCGGCGCACTCACGGCTGACCTCAACGTGAACTTCGCGGCGTGTATGATCGCCAAGCACTTCGATTGTCGGACGGTCCTCCGCGTCGACGAGGATTACCGCGAAGAAATCTACCAGAAGTACGCCAGAGAGGTGGACGAAATCGTCTACCCCGAGCGCCTCGGTGCAATCGGTGCGAAGAATGCCTTGCTCGGCGGGTCTATCCGCGCTATCGCGGACATCGCACAGCACTTGCAGGTCATTCTCGTGACGGTGACCGAGAGTTCGCCAATGAACGGATACAGTATCGAGGAGGTGGCACTCCCGGCGAATTCCCGGCTTCTTGCGTTCGGCAAGAAGGGTCAGTCGATGGGGATTCCGCTTTCCGACGACTCCCTCGAAACGGGAGACCGTGTCGCCGTTCTCGCCGACTTCGACGTGCTCAACGAGGTGCGACAACTGCTCGTCGGCGATGAAGTTGCTGCCGCGGCAGGAGGTGCATAA
- a CDS encoding bile acid:sodium symporter family protein — MTARSALRRLSDLANTYFVGLVLLASATALVRPGTFTWIAPYISPLLGVIMLGMGLTLRPVDFRRLAERPRDVAIGAVAQWVIMPVAAYALTVALSLPPAVAVGVILVGAAPGGTASNVMAYLGKGDVALSVAITTVTTLAAPLVMPAWVVLLAGEQLQVGFVDLFVNILQIVFIPVVFGFALRLALDRYAPEVAEVGLDVFPLVSVVTIVAIVAAVVGLNVDTILGAGVAAIAAVVIHNAIGLSTGYGTGRLADMSDDRVRTTTFEVGLQNSGLAAALALSFFSPAAALPPALFSVWHNITGPLLASYFSRAEEAVVRTSPADD, encoded by the coding sequence GTGACTGCTCGGTCAGCCCTTCGGCGTCTGTCGGACCTCGCAAACACCTATTTCGTCGGGCTTGTACTTCTCGCGTCGGCCACTGCGCTGGTGCGCCCCGGCACATTCACGTGGATTGCGCCGTACATCTCGCCGCTACTCGGCGTCATCATGCTCGGCATGGGGCTTACGCTCCGACCGGTCGACTTTCGGCGGCTTGCAGAGCGTCCCCGGGACGTTGCCATCGGCGCTGTCGCGCAGTGGGTCATCATGCCGGTGGCCGCCTACGCGCTCACCGTCGCCCTGTCGCTTCCGCCGGCGGTCGCCGTCGGTGTCATCCTCGTCGGTGCGGCACCCGGCGGCACCGCGTCAAACGTCATGGCCTATCTCGGAAAAGGCGACGTGGCCCTCTCGGTCGCAATCACGACCGTCACTACGCTAGCCGCGCCGCTCGTCATGCCCGCGTGGGTCGTCCTCCTCGCCGGCGAACAGCTACAGGTCGGGTTCGTGGACCTCTTCGTGAACATCCTTCAAATCGTCTTCATCCCCGTCGTGTTCGGGTTCGCGCTCCGACTCGCGCTCGACAGATACGCACCCGAGGTGGCCGAAGTCGGACTCGACGTGTTCCCTCTCGTGTCGGTCGTGACTATCGTCGCTATCGTCGCGGCCGTCGTCGGCCTCAACGTGGACACGATTCTCGGTGCGGGCGTGGCGGCCATCGCCGCCGTCGTCATCCACAACGCCATCGGTCTCAGCACAGGGTACGGCACGGGACGACTCGCGGACATGTCGGACGACCGCGTTCGAACGACGACCTTCGAAGTCGGACTCCAAAACAGCGGTCTCGCGGCCGCGCTCGCGCTCTCGTTTTTCTCCCCGGCGGCAGCACTTCCACCTGCGCTCTTCAGCGTCTGGCACAACATCACCGGGCCGCTCTTGGCGAGTTACTTCTCGCGCGCTGAAGAGGCAGTCGTTCGAACGTCACCCGCAGACGACTAA
- a CDS encoding succinylglutamate desuccinylase/aspartoacylase family protein, protein MHTAETVTLARLPSGVPVQTTVHTYEPDDGTDGPTLYVQAAQHGREINGTEVLRRLHSQLERADLSGRVVAVPVADPLTFDRVSYATPEALDSLNSNMNRVWPGDAEGTLHERMAATLWEFAGEADAIVDLHTGSPDMLTHTVYRQNDDESRELAEAFGADLLLAEAAGEDAEEEWTKRNFDGKLRVAATTANIPSITPELAHNKQLVESAIVAGVEGLLNVCRSLSILTGAVEPWNGQTYRNHLGRVSAATSGLFVAREDVELGHEVRPGDHLGWVYDPTEYTVLQEVEAERAGIVYSITREATVTAGTTLVGVALPLADGLDADLDEDDPFADDDDVLDI, encoded by the coding sequence ATGCACACTGCGGAGACCGTGACGCTCGCTCGCCTTCCTTCCGGCGTCCCGGTACAAACGACGGTTCATACCTACGAACCCGATGACGGTACCGACGGGCCGACGCTCTACGTGCAAGCTGCGCAACACGGTCGCGAGATAAACGGAACCGAGGTACTCCGACGGCTCCACAGTCAACTCGAACGTGCTGACCTTTCGGGCCGCGTCGTCGCGGTTCCCGTCGCCGACCCGCTCACGTTCGACCGCGTCTCGTATGCGACCCCGGAGGCGCTCGATTCGCTCAACTCGAACATGAACCGCGTCTGGCCGGGGGATGCCGAAGGCACTCTCCACGAGCGTATGGCCGCTACGCTCTGGGAATTTGCGGGCGAGGCCGACGCCATCGTCGACCTCCACACCGGCAGCCCGGATATGCTCACTCACACGGTCTACCGCCAGAACGACGACGAGTCGCGGGAACTCGCGGAGGCGTTCGGCGCCGACCTCCTCCTCGCGGAAGCCGCCGGCGAAGATGCCGAAGAAGAATGGACGAAGCGAAACTTCGATGGGAAGCTCCGCGTGGCGGCGACAACGGCCAATATCCCTTCGATTACGCCGGAACTCGCGCATAACAAGCAACTCGTCGAATCGGCCATCGTCGCCGGCGTCGAAGGCCTGCTCAACGTCTGCCGCAGTCTGAGTATTCTCACAGGCGCAGTCGAACCGTGGAACGGCCAAACCTATCGGAACCACCTCGGTCGCGTCAGCGCAGCCACCTCCGGTCTCTTCGTCGCCCGCGAGGACGTCGAACTCGGCCACGAGGTCCGCCCCGGCGACCACCTCGGCTGGGTGTACGACCCGACAGAGTACACGGTTCTCCAAGAGGTCGAAGCCGAGCGCGCGGGCATCGTTTACTCCATTACTCGCGAGGCCACCGTCACGGCCGGAACGACGCTCGTCGGTGTCGCGCTTCCCTTGGCCGACGGACTGGACGCTGACCTGGATGAAGACGACCCGTTCGCGGACGACGACGACGTGCTTGACATATAG
- a CDS encoding methyl-accepting chemotaxis protein, translated as MRLATLVPTVLRRSYLRKFLLVLLVVAGVMGGFGLYVSDMVGQEVRADAHAELEMVATLEAEELSSWMDGYTQTARMLSEYEDIRTGDPETIDEALETEKDNLPSEVLAIHYVKPSNRKIVRSTDGVIETKSVSDLDVSWTTGALTMYDPDGVAISEVYRYGGGERLAFLSPVEGRDGAVMVVVDATEHAKTLSEPVEGSRTRVVTAEQVIAFDKYGNNVLTKYRDGTETPALDAALDGNAGVLERAGEKGTQNEDSVVAYAPVSGTSWAVIIEAPPQNAYAVAQFVERDIAILIGVALGGLALVGLTIGRGTVVSLRRLRKRADTLAGGDLDVDLTTQRVDEFGVLTEAFAEMRDGLRDRIEAAEAASRDLANAATDYQKTMDRAATGDLTVRTTVEPDDEAMAAVGEGIDAMLADLEATVGQVATFAATVDAAGERVTAGTEEVSSASERVEQATAEISEGAAEQASLLDEVSSEMQDLSATVQEVAASADELAQLTSDATKYGEAGRDASAAVHEEMANIDDRVASAAEGVETLREEVTEIGEVVDLIEDIADQTNLLALNASIEAARAGEAGEGFAVVAESVKELAGETAEATTEIADSIAAVETAADETVEEVRAAREQVSQGSETVEEGVEAIDEAVDRLDEVDHGVAAIDEATATQASAAQSVAVLADEAAEIASETQTEAADVANAAHDQNDAMVGVAGQMQELSSTTDELRSLADRFEVRDEATVGDGAGERPGSSDTDQVTGGDNTGEVDDIDEVDDAEAGDEPNEFGEPSESSDPSESDESNELDEPDDSAEPDKPTGPDEPAESAEPVDSDEPNKKSVDAEARESMSSPTMADLAADGPGADGE; from the coding sequence ATGAGACTCGCCACGCTGGTTCCGACGGTACTCAGGCGGAGTTACCTTCGGAAGTTTCTGCTCGTTCTCTTGGTCGTGGCCGGGGTGATGGGGGGATTCGGCCTCTACGTCTCGGACATGGTCGGACAAGAGGTCAGAGCGGACGCGCACGCCGAACTCGAGATGGTCGCCACGCTCGAAGCCGAAGAATTGTCGAGTTGGATGGACGGGTACACCCAGACCGCCCGGATGCTCTCGGAGTACGAGGACATCCGAACAGGCGACCCCGAGACGATAGACGAGGCACTCGAAACGGAGAAGGATAATCTCCCGTCGGAGGTGCTCGCCATCCACTACGTCAAGCCGTCGAACCGTAAAATCGTCCGAAGTACCGACGGGGTGATAGAGACGAAAAGCGTCTCCGACCTCGACGTATCGTGGACGACCGGTGCGCTGACCATGTACGACCCCGACGGTGTCGCCATCTCGGAAGTGTACCGCTACGGCGGTGGCGAACGACTCGCATTCCTCAGCCCCGTCGAAGGCCGCGACGGTGCCGTGATGGTCGTCGTGGACGCGACCGAACACGCAAAGACCCTGAGCGAACCCGTCGAAGGGTCTCGAACGCGGGTGGTCACCGCCGAACAGGTCATCGCCTTCGACAAGTACGGAAACAACGTGCTCACGAAGTACCGCGACGGAACCGAGACGCCCGCGCTCGACGCCGCACTCGATGGCAACGCGGGCGTGCTCGAACGAGCAGGAGAGAAAGGAACGCAAAACGAGGATTCTGTCGTCGCCTACGCGCCCGTCTCGGGGACGAGTTGGGCTGTTATTATCGAGGCACCGCCCCAGAACGCCTACGCGGTCGCGCAGTTCGTCGAACGGGACATTGCGATTCTCATCGGTGTCGCACTCGGCGGCCTCGCATTAGTCGGTCTCACCATCGGCCGCGGAACCGTCGTCTCGCTCCGTCGACTCCGGAAGCGCGCCGATACACTCGCTGGCGGCGACCTCGACGTTGACCTCACGACCCAGCGTGTCGACGAATTCGGGGTGCTGACCGAGGCGTTCGCAGAGATGCGAGACGGGTTGCGCGACCGCATTGAAGCCGCTGAAGCCGCCAGCCGTGACCTCGCGAACGCGGCGACGGACTACCAGAAGACGATGGACCGCGCCGCAACGGGCGACCTGACTGTCCGCACGACTGTCGAGCCCGACGACGAGGCGATGGCCGCCGTTGGCGAGGGAATCGACGCGATGCTCGCCGACCTCGAAGCGACCGTCGGGCAGGTTGCGACGTTCGCGGCCACGGTTGACGCCGCGGGCGAGCGCGTCACTGCCGGAACCGAAGAAGTGAGTTCGGCGTCCGAGCGTGTCGAGCAGGCGACCGCCGAAATTTCGGAAGGTGCGGCCGAACAAGCGTCGCTTCTCGACGAGGTATCCTCGGAGATGCAAGACCTCTCTGCGACAGTCCAAGAGGTCGCCGCCTCCGCCGACGAACTCGCTCAACTCACGAGTGATGCAACCAAGTACGGTGAAGCCGGCCGTGATGCGAGCGCCGCCGTCCACGAGGAGATGGCGAATATCGACGACCGAGTCGCGTCCGCGGCCGAAGGCGTCGAAACGCTCCGCGAGGAGGTCACAGAGATTGGCGAAGTGGTCGACCTCATCGAGGACATCGCCGACCAGACCAACCTGCTGGCGCTCAACGCCTCTATCGAAGCAGCTCGCGCGGGCGAGGCTGGCGAGGGGTTCGCGGTCGTCGCCGAAAGCGTGAAAGAACTCGCGGGGGAGACCGCCGAGGCGACGACCGAAATCGCCGACTCCATCGCGGCGGTCGAGACGGCCGCAGACGAGACGGTCGAAGAAGTCAGAGCCGCGCGCGAGCAAGTCTCACAAGGCTCCGAAACGGTCGAAGAAGGCGTCGAAGCAATCGACGAAGCGGTCGACCGACTCGACGAGGTTGACCACGGCGTGGCCGCGATAGACGAAGCGACTGCCACCCAAGCGTCGGCGGCGCAGTCGGTTGCAGTTCTCGCCGACGAAGCGGCCGAAATCGCCTCCGAGACGCAGACCGAGGCCGCGGATGTCGCCAATGCGGCGCACGACCAGAACGACGCCATGGTCGGCGTCGCCGGACAGATGCAGGAACTCTCGTCGACCACCGACGAACTGCGGTCGCTTGCCGACCGGTTCGAGGTGCGAGATGAGGCGACGGTCGGTGACGGCGCAGGCGAACGACCCGGCAGTAGTGACACTGACCAAGTAACCGGGGGTGACAACACGGGCGAAGTCGACGATATCGACGAGGTCGACGACGCGGAAGCGGGCGACGAACCGAATGAATTCGGTGAACCTAGTGAGTCCAGTGACCCTAGTGAGTCCGACGAGTCCAACGAACTCGACGAGCCTGACGACTCCGCTGAACCAGACAAACCAACTGGTCCCGACGAACCTGCTGAATCCGCTGAACCCGTCGACTCCGACGAACCCAACAAAAAATCGGTAGACGCGGAGGCCAGAGAGTCGATGTCGTCACCGACGATGGCAGACCTCGCAGCAGACGGCCCGGGCGCGGACGGCGAGTAA
- a CDS encoding complex I NDUFA9 subunit family protein → MNVLVVGGTGFIGSHLCRELHSRGHDVTAMSRSPSGADLPDGVETATGDVTDYNSMTDEFEGQDAVVNLVALSPLFEPKGGNRMHDIVHWQGTENVVKAAESHDVPRVVQMSALGADPEGDTAYIRSKGKAERAVKSSGLDWVIFRPSVVFGDGGEFVSFTKRLKGMFAPGVPLYPLPGNGKTRFQPIWVGDLAPMLAGAVEGDEHVGETYTIGGPENLTLREITEMVYDAEGKSITIVPLPMALAGIGLTVLGAVPGFPMGKDQYRSLQFDNTTDTNDCTVFGVDTSSMKTLGTYLSERN, encoded by the coding sequence ATGAACGTCCTTGTTGTCGGTGGAACTGGATTCATCGGAAGCCACCTCTGCCGCGAATTACACTCGCGAGGACACGACGTGACCGCGATGTCACGGAGTCCAAGCGGGGCAGACCTTCCGGACGGTGTCGAAACGGCAACTGGTGACGTTACGGACTACAACTCCATGACGGACGAGTTCGAGGGGCAGGATGCCGTGGTAAATCTCGTCGCCCTCTCGCCGTTGTTCGAGCCAAAGGGAGGCAACCGGATGCACGATATCGTCCACTGGCAAGGGACCGAAAACGTCGTGAAGGCCGCCGAGTCCCACGACGTTCCCCGCGTCGTTCAGATGAGTGCTCTCGGTGCCGACCCCGAGGGTGACACGGCGTACATCCGCTCGAAAGGGAAAGCAGAGCGGGCGGTTAAGTCGTCGGGCCTCGACTGGGTCATCTTCCGACCGTCCGTCGTCTTCGGTGACGGCGGTGAGTTCGTCTCGTTCACCAAGCGTCTCAAAGGGATGTTCGCCCCCGGCGTTCCCCTCTATCCACTCCCCGGAAACGGGAAGACGCGCTTCCAACCCATCTGGGTCGGCGACCTCGCCCCGATGCTCGCGGGCGCCGTGGAGGGAGATGAACACGTCGGCGAGACGTACACTATTGGCGGCCCAGAAAATCTCACACTCCGCGAGATTACGGAGATGGTCTACGATGCCGAAGGGAAATCTATCACCATCGTCCCCCTCCCCATGGCCCTCGCTGGCATCGGATTGACGGTCCTTGGCGCGGTTCCAGGGTTCCCGATGGGGAAAGACCAGTATCGCTCGCTCCAGTTCGACAACACGACGGACACAAACGACTGTACTGTGTTCGGCGTCGACACGTCTTCGATGAAGACACTCGGGACGTATCTGTCCGAACGAAACTGA
- a CDS encoding Lrp/AsnC ligand binding domain-containing protein, translated as MVTAYIMVKAAALTNGIDQLKEDLLAVDNGIESAHIVAGDVDFIVKVDVESPTDVKDIAGGIQSVEGIEDTQTYITMD; from the coding sequence ATGGTTACCGCTTACATCATGGTCAAAGCTGCAGCCCTGACGAACGGTATCGATCAACTGAAAGAGGACTTGCTCGCGGTCGACAACGGTATCGAGAGTGCTCACATCGTCGCTGGCGACGTCGACTTCATTGTCAAGGTCGATGTAGAGTCGCCGACAGACGTGAAAGATATCGCCGGTGGGATTCAGTCCGTCGAGGGCATCGAAGATACTCAGACGTACATCACGATGGACTGA
- a CDS encoding DUF5813 family protein produces MSEHEIPGRVRRAFGDHGSFEQADDGMFESVTTPFDGTVSVATRENGHVEFDVEIRVPMLSAVVADEVAEIVEDGWYETFELRLEDVDGVVAGDHELDPAVRRVADEAVIEATFSDINERRGVDDAGAVIDYVEGTYVEGIIPGYEYTEPVTSILRSARDAAGTGF; encoded by the coding sequence ATGAGCGAACACGAGATTCCCGGTCGGGTTCGTCGTGCGTTCGGCGACCATGGGTCGTTCGAACAGGCCGACGACGGGATGTTCGAGTCGGTGACGACGCCCTTCGACGGCACCGTCAGCGTCGCAACACGAGAGAACGGACACGTCGAATTCGATGTCGAGATTCGCGTGCCGATGCTCTCGGCTGTCGTGGCCGACGAAGTCGCCGAAATCGTCGAAGACGGCTGGTACGAGACGTTCGAACTCCGTCTGGAAGACGTTGACGGCGTCGTCGCTGGCGACCACGAACTCGACCCGGCCGTCCGGCGCGTCGCAGATGAGGCGGTCATCGAGGCGACGTTCTCCGACATTAACGAGCGACGCGGCGTTGACGACGCCGGCGCAGTCATCGACTACGTCGAAGGAACGTACGTCGAGGGAATCATCCCCGGCTACGAGTACACGGAACCGGTGACGAGTATCCTGCGCAGCGCACGCGACGCGGCCGGAACTGGATTCTGA
- a CDS encoding peptidylprolyl isomerase — MSDNPTATLHTNKGDITVELFEDKVPNTVENFIGLATGEKTWVHPETDETMEGEPLYEDILFHRIISDFMIQGGDPTGTGRGGPGYTFDDEFHSDLSHDGPGVLSMANRGPNTNGSQFFITLDAQPHLDGKHAVFGKVTDGMDVVEDIGSVPTDSNDKPVSDVVLESVDVEQ, encoded by the coding sequence ATGAGCGACAACCCAACGGCCACGCTCCACACCAACAAGGGCGACATCACGGTCGAACTCTTCGAAGACAAGGTCCCGAACACGGTCGAGAACTTCATCGGCCTCGCGACGGGCGAAAAGACGTGGGTCCACCCGGAGACCGACGAGACGATGGAGGGCGAACCGCTCTACGAGGACATTCTCTTCCATCGAATCATCAGCGACTTCATGATTCAGGGCGGCGACCCGACCGGAACCGGCCGCGGCGGCCCGGGTTACACCTTCGACGACGAGTTCCACTCGGACCTCAGCCACGACGGTCCCGGCGTCCTCTCGATGGCGAACCGCGGTCCCAACACGAACGGGTCGCAGTTCTTCATCACACTCGACGCACAGCCCCACCTCGACGGCAAGCACGCCGTCTTCGGGAAAGTTACCGACGGAATGGATGTCGTCGAAGACATCGGTTCGGTCCCGACCGACAGTAACGACAAGCCGGTGTCGGACGTCGTCCTCGAATCCGTCGACGTCGAGCAGTAA